A stretch of the Synechocystis sp. PCC 7338 genome encodes the following:
- a CDS encoding M48 family metallopeptidase: MNAHEIAVTLQKGLKALQNQEYQSAIKALEMVCRRVPNQESPEFLKAQMALVRAYRALGRFDQSRELCEYLTRNPNPEVENWAKTMMLMLLKQENADEGAGEQDDVLSTDLKAGRAENNRVKVALPRVADSLPFIFGVGLLIPLLTTSVLFTPLAWWLAQGQWQKLLAISLGLGIVVNFLALFYSVPMIDLINRRIYGTEWVNLGAVQKYSPEAGELMLRVARAKTFPIPKLGIIPDNRPVMFAYGVRQQNSRIVLSQGIFRYLSAEEIATLLGHELAHIVRQDCVLLTCMSGWGQIFYWLYCELQMLRSSWSAIAKILITPLVWICLVLFRINQSANRYFARTREYYADHFSVNYTGNPNALIRALVKMTRALVKQERQAEKQALFLEGMRNFANYDVYTAAACERGERFDPKMVGNLLLWDWGSPWRGIITWCSSHPLLGKRLQVLSHYAEQLDLDTEYNLVISRRQISLEEAKKRTLFFYLEVFIWLLPLWFALGLGWWIQQEDSVFDLSFRQAILVGLGAGILLRTAWQSLGPRKVAAPTVLSVLSDANLSPIWGTQVNWQGKLRLVQASVWRAPKLYFHDRTGVIPVRYPFWTRLLPPFRSPQARLEAIALGAVKVSGMVVRGLSPQLQFATITNEEDQMLIGYPLFLAWTGGLLLVLLGVLLPG; this comes from the coding sequence ATGAATGCCCATGAAATTGCTGTGACCCTGCAAAAGGGACTTAAGGCCCTCCAAAATCAAGAATATCAGTCGGCGATTAAAGCTTTAGAAATGGTCTGTCGCCGGGTACCCAATCAGGAATCCCCCGAATTTCTCAAAGCTCAGATGGCTTTGGTGCGGGCCTACCGAGCATTGGGAAGATTTGATCAGTCTCGGGAACTATGTGAATACTTGACCCGGAATCCCAACCCAGAGGTAGAAAATTGGGCCAAGACAATGATGCTCATGCTCTTGAAACAGGAAAATGCTGATGAGGGAGCAGGGGAACAGGATGATGTGTTGTCCACTGATTTGAAAGCCGGTCGGGCGGAAAATAATCGTGTTAAGGTGGCCCTGCCTAGGGTGGCGGACAGTTTGCCTTTTATTTTTGGTGTGGGCCTGTTGATTCCCCTCTTAACCACTTCTGTACTGTTTACACCGCTGGCATGGTGGTTAGCCCAGGGACAGTGGCAAAAATTGCTGGCCATCAGTCTGGGGCTGGGGATTGTGGTTAATTTCCTCGCTTTGTTTTACAGCGTCCCCATGATTGACCTAATCAACCGGCGCATTTATGGCACTGAATGGGTCAACCTCGGCGCAGTGCAAAAATATAGCCCCGAAGCCGGGGAACTAATGTTGCGGGTGGCCCGAGCCAAGACTTTTCCCATTCCGAAGTTGGGGATTATTCCCGATAATCGTCCGGTTATGTTTGCCTATGGTGTGCGACAACAAAATAGTCGTATTGTGCTCAGTCAGGGGATTTTTCGCTATCTAAGCGCCGAAGAAATTGCCACCCTCCTGGGCCATGAGCTGGCCCACATTGTCCGTCAGGATTGTGTCTTATTGACCTGTATGAGTGGCTGGGGACAAATATTCTATTGGTTATATTGTGAGCTACAAATGCTTCGGAGTTCCTGGTCGGCGATCGCCAAGATATTGATCACCCCGTTGGTCTGGATTTGCTTAGTCCTGTTTCGCATTAACCAGAGCGCTAATCGTTACTTCGCCCGCACAAGGGAATATTACGCTGACCATTTTTCCGTCAACTACACCGGTAATCCCAATGCCTTGATCCGGGCCCTGGTGAAAATGACCAGGGCTTTGGTAAAGCAGGAGAGACAGGCGGAGAAACAAGCTTTGTTTCTAGAGGGAATGCGCAACTTTGCCAACTATGATGTTTACACAGCGGCAGCCTGTGAGCGGGGGGAAAGATTTGATCCGAAGATGGTAGGTAATTTACTCCTCTGGGACTGGGGCAGTCCTTGGCGGGGCATCATTACTTGGTGTAGCTCCCATCCCCTTTTGGGCAAGCGGCTCCAGGTGTTGAGCCATTATGCCGAACAGTTAGACCTGGACACGGAATATAACCTTGTAATCAGCCGTCGGCAAATCTCCCTCGAAGAAGCAAAAAAAAGAACTTTATTCTTTTACCTTGAGGTATTTATTTGGCTGTTGCCCCTCTGGTTTGCCCTGGGCTTAGGCTGGTGGATTCAGCAGGAAGATAGTGTTTTTGACCTATCTTTCCGTCAAGCCATACTGGTGGGACTAGGAGCGGGGATTCTGCTCCGTACCGCTTGGCAAAGTTTGGGGCCTAGAAAAGTAGCGGCCCCCACTGTATTGAGCGTGCTTAGCGACGCTAATTTGAGTCCTATCTGGGGCACTCAGGTTAATTGGCAGGGCAAACTCCGCTTGGTGCAAGCCAGTGTTTGGAGGGCACCCAAATTATATTTTCACGACCGCACCGGGGTAATTCCTGTGCGTTATCCCTTTTGGACCAGACTATTACCCCCCTTTCGTTCTCCTCAGGCCCGATTAGAGGCGATCGCCTTGGGAGCAGTGAAAGTCAGCGGTATGGTGGTGCGGGGTTTATCCCCCCAGTTGCAGTTTGCCACCATCACCAATGAGGAAGACCAAATGTTAATTGGCTATCCCCTTTTCCTCGCTTGGACAGGGGGATTGTTATTGGTCTTATTGGGGGTTTTACTCCCAGGGTAA